DNA from Gephyromycinifex aptenodytis:
GCCACCGCCATCGGTTCGGCGCGGGCGACCGGTGTGCGGCGCCAGGTTCGTGAGAGTCGCTGGTTGCGTCGCTCCAGCCTTGGCGCAGGGCTGACCCAGGTTCCACCGGCACCCCGGATCGACCCGAGGGCTGCGGTGATGAGCGATCCCCGCGTGCCTGAAGACAAACGCAATTGCCCCAGTTGCGGCGCACCCGTGGGCCGCTCCCACGATGAGTCACCAGGGCGCGAACAGGGTTACTGCCCCAAATGTCGCAACCCGTTCTCCTTCACCCCCAAGCTCTCCGCCGGGGACCTCGTCGCCGGACAGTACGAAGTGGTCGGCTGTCTCGCCCACGGCGGGCTGGGATGGATCTACCTGGCCCGCGACCGCAACGTCTCAAACCGCTGGGTCGTACTCAAGGGCCTGCTCAACGCCGGGGACGCCGACGCGGTCGCCGCTGCCGTGGCCGAGCAGCAGTTCCTCGCCCAAGTCGAGCATCCCCTCATCGTCGAGGTGTACAACGTCGTCACGCACGAGGGCGCGGCGTACACAGTGATGGAGTACGTCGGCGGCGTCTCGCTCAAACAGATCCTCAAGGACCGGCTCGCCGCCAAGGGCAGCTACGACCCGCTGCCGATTGAGCACGCTCTGGCCTACATCATCGAGATCCTGCCGGCCTTCTCCTATCTGCACGACCACGGCCTGCTCTACTGCGACTTCAAGCCCGACAACCTGATCCAGGAAGGTGACGGCGTCAAGCTCATCGACCTGGGCGGGGTACGCCGGATCGACGACCTGGATTCCCCGATCTACGGCACGATCGGCTACCAGGCTCCCGAGGTGGCGGAGCAGGGGCCCTCGATCCCTGGCGACATCTACACCATCGGGCGCACCCTGGTCGTGCTGACCACGGAGTTCCGGGGCTACCAAAGCCGCTACGTCGATTCGTTGCCACCGATCAGCGAGACGCCCGCGTTCCGGGAGAACGACGCCTTCTACCGGCTGGTGGCCAAGGCCTGCGCGCCCGACCCGGCCGACCGATTCGCCACCATCGAGGAACTGCGCGGACAGGCGATGGGCGTGCTGCGCCAGGCCGTCGCCGACCGCCGCGGATCGGGAGCAGCCACCCAGACGGCCGCCAGCTACCACTTCGACGTTCCGATCGTGGCCGGTGAGACGTTCGACTGGTGGGAGCTGCCGGCCATGAAGCCCGACGAGTCGGACTCGATGAACACCTGGCTGCGCAGCCTGCAGGAGCAAGACCCGCAGGCGCGCCTGACGGCCTTGCGAAACGCACCCGAGATCACCCCCGAAGTCGTCTTGGAGATGGGTCGCACGGCCCTTCGAGCCGGGCGCCCGGAACTGGTCGCACAATCCTCAGACGCGCTGCTCTCGCACGACCCGTGGGATTGGCGAGCCGTCTGGCTACTCGGTATCGACGCGCTCGCCCGAGGCGATACCGCCACGGCGACCGACTCCTTCGCGGCCGTCTACCACCAGGTTCCCGGGGAGCTTGCGCCCCGACTCGGTCTCGCGCTCTCGGCGGAAACCGCCGGTCAGAACGAATTGGCCGAGATCTCGTACCTGACCTGTCTACGTACCGACGCGGGCTATGTCGTGGCGTCCGCCTTCGGCCTGGCCCGGGTGCGCGCCGCCCGGGGCGACCACCGCGGGGCGCTGAACGCGATCGAACTCGTCCCGCCGACCAGCGGGGCATACCCGCGAGCGCGCTGGCTGCGGGCGGACTTGATGACCCGCCTCGACGGGGGCCTGCCGACGCTCGTGGAGTCGTTACGCAGCATTTCCACGCTGGTCCTGGAGCCGCGAGCGCGCGCTACCTTCACGGTGCACGTCCTGGAACGTGCCTTGAGCGAGGTGCTCCGCAAGGGCCCCGCCACGGGAGTGAAGCTGGAGGGAGTGCCCGCTGACGAGCCGCATCTGCGGCAGGCGCTGGAACGCGCTTACCGCACCCTTGCCGACTTGACGACAGATTCGGCCGAGCGTCATGACCTGGTCGATAAGGCCAACGCCATCCGTCCTTGGAGTTTCACATGAGCCAACAGACCCCTCCCCCCGGCGAGACTCCCGCACAGGACCCTCGCCCTGATGCCCCCGAGCACGGCCTGACCTTGTCGGCGCCGTCGCTGGCGCCCCGCACCCGTGGCGAGAGGGACGGTAGCGCCGGGGTCGACGCCGCTGGGACAGCGGCCGCGGCTGAGTCCGAGGTAGCGGGCTCCGTGGCGCCCGAGGGCACCGTTGCCCAGACTGAGACCCCACCGGCGCAGCCGACCGCCGCCGGGGCACAGGCCGAAGCTGCCACTGCCGATGACGGTGAAGCAGCCAGGGCCGAGGGCGCCGCACAACCGCCTATCCGGTGCCAGACCTGTGCGGCGCTGGTCGAAGATCATCCTTTCTGTGAACAGTGCGGGGCGTCTCTGCACGTCGGCGACCAAGCAGGCACAGCAGTTCCAGCGGCGGCGCCCACACCGGCGGCCCCGCCTAAGACCGGCCGGGACCAAGGCGGGCTGCTCGTACTCGGCGCCGACCCCGGCACGCTTACCCCCTTGTCCCAGGCGATCCCCGAGGCGGCACCGGCCGGTGAGCCGTGCCCGCAGTGCGGCGGCTCGTTCGCGGACGGCTACTGCGAGAACTGCGGCGCCCCCCAGCCAGATCCGCGCGCTCACCAGGAAAGCAACCCGGCCCCCTGGGTGGCCGGAGTGTGCGACATCGGGGTCCGGCACTCAGGTAACCAGGACGCAATGGCCCTGGACGTCTTCGAGGGCGCACGCGCTGCGCTGATCGTCTGCGACGGCGTCTCCAGCGCAGCCCGCTCCGAAGAGGCCAGCCAAGCTGCCGCTGATGCCGCCTTGGAGGTGCTGGCCGGTGCCACCTCCCGCGGATTGGGGGTGGCCCCTGGTGTCGTCCCCGCGCTGAGCGCGCGATTGACGGCCGCGACGGACGCGGCTGCGCAGGCAGTCGCGCACATCACCGGCGACGTCCCGCACAGTGACATCACCTCGGCCAGCAACCCCTCGTGCACGTTCGTGGCTGCCGTCATCGAAGGTGATGAGGTCGTGGTCGGTTCCGTCGGCGACAGCCGCGCCTATTGGCTGCCAGATGCCGGCGAGCCGATGCGCCTGACCACCGACGACTCCTGGGCCGAGGAGCAGATTCGGTTGGGCGCCAGCCGCGCCGAGGCCGAACGCGGACCGCAGGCGCACACCATCACCCGTTGGCTCGGTGTGGATGCCCCCGATCACACCCCGGTCACCACTGCACTCACCCCGGATCGCCCCGGTTGGCTGCTGCTGTGTTCGGACGGACTCTGGAACTACGCCAGCGAGCCGCAAGCATTGGCCGAGGTGTTCCGTGAGGTCTGCCGCGCCACCGGGGCCGCCCATGCCGACCTCGCCAGCACAGCTGCGGGCACCCGTGACGCCGCCGGCACCGACCTCTCCAGCGGCGCTGTCGCTGCGGAGATGGCTGCCTCCGACGTTGCTGACCAAGACAACCCGCCGTTGGCGCTGGCGCGCGGCCTAGTCGACTGGGCCAACGCCCAGGGCGGGCACGACAACATCACCGTCGCACTGGCCCGGCTGGGCGACGCCGGCGCGCGCGAGACTCGGCCGGCGGCGCAGGAAGGTGAGAGGGTCATCGGTGAGGAGGATCCGCTCGGCACCAACCCCACCATCGTCATCTCCGAGGCCGGATCCGACCCCACGGCACCCACCGTCATCGAGCAGAATGCGAACCATGGCTGACTTCTCCTGCGCCGTCTACCAGAACGAGTTCCTGCCCAGTGGCGGCACCGATGTCCATGCCATCGTCTCGGTGACCTGCTCCGGCGCGGGCGGCGCGGGCCAGGGTATCTCCGGGGAAGCCGGCGAGATCATCGTCATCGACACCTCCGGTTCGATGGAGGCAGCGGGGGTGCGCGCGGCCCAGTACGCCGCTGCCGCCGCGCTGGATCAGATCCTGGACGGGGTCTGGTTCGCTGTCGTAGCGGGCAACCACCAGGCGCGGTTGTGTTACCCCGACGGGTACACGGCTGCAATGGTGCCGATGTCGCCCCAGACCCGGCTGGCCGCCAAGCGTTCCCTCGGCCAGCTCTACGCCGACGGTGGCACCGCGATGGGCACCTGGCTGCTGGCCGCGGCGCAGTTGTTCGACACCGTGCCCTCCTTGACCCAGAAGCACGTCATTCTGCTCACCGACGGCGAGAACCAGCACGAGACCCCTGAGCAACTCACCAGCGCCATCAATTCAGTTCGTGGCCGGTTCCAAGCCGATTGCCGCGGCCTGGGCGCGGCCTGGCAGGTCGATGAGGTGCGCCGGATCGCCCAGGCCCTGCTCGGCACGGTCGACCTCATCCCACGCCGCGAAGACATGGCAGCCGAGTTCGAATCACTGATGCGCACCTCCATGGGGCGCGGGGTAGCCGAGGCCTCGCTGCAGGTCTGGGCGCCGCAGGGCGCCGAAATCCTCTTCGTGCGTCAGGTCTCCCCCAACCTTGAAGACATGACCTCCCGTCGGCAGCAGGTCAACCCGCTCACCGGCGCCTACCCCACCGGCTCCTGGGGAGATGAGACCCGCGAATATCACGTCGCAGTTCGTCTGCCCGCCAAAGTCGTCGGCGCCGAACAGCTCGCGGCACGGGTCCAGCTCGTGGTGGGTGGTCAGCAGGTCACTCAAGGCCTGGTGAAAGCGAAATGGTCCGCCGACGACAGCCTGACCGCCCGGATCAGCCCCGAGGTCGCTCACTACACCGGGCAGACGGAGCTCGCCTCGGCGATCCAGGAGGGCCTGGCCGCGAAGTCCATCGGTGACGACATCACCGCCACCACCAAACTCGGCCGGGCCGTGCAACTGGCGCAGCAGACCGGGGACGAGGCGGCAACCGACCGGCTCCGGCGCGTCGTCGACATCGAGGACGCAGGCACCGGACGGGTGCGACTCAAGCGCAGCGTCGACCGCCTCGATGAGATGGCACTGGACACCGCCT
Protein-coding regions in this window:
- a CDS encoding VWA domain-containing protein, producing the protein MADFSCAVYQNEFLPSGGTDVHAIVSVTCSGAGGAGQGISGEAGEIIVIDTSGSMEAAGVRAAQYAAAAALDQILDGVWFAVVAGNHQARLCYPDGYTAAMVPMSPQTRLAAKRSLGQLYADGGTAMGTWLLAAAQLFDTVPSLTQKHVILLTDGENQHETPEQLTSAINSVRGRFQADCRGLGAAWQVDEVRRIAQALLGTVDLIPRREDMAAEFESLMRTSMGRGVAEASLQVWAPQGAEILFVRQVSPNLEDMTSRRQQVNPLTGAYPTGSWGDETREYHVAVRLPAKVVGAEQLAARVQLVVGGQQVTQGLVKAKWSADDSLTARISPEVAHYTGQTELASAIQEGLAAKSIGDDITATTKLGRAVQLAQQTGDEAATDRLRRVVDIEDAGTGRVRLKRSVDRLDEMALDTASTKTTRVKR
- a CDS encoding PP2C family protein-serine/threonine phosphatase; translated protein: MSQQTPPPGETPAQDPRPDAPEHGLTLSAPSLAPRTRGERDGSAGVDAAGTAAAAESEVAGSVAPEGTVAQTETPPAQPTAAGAQAEAATADDGEAARAEGAAQPPIRCQTCAALVEDHPFCEQCGASLHVGDQAGTAVPAAAPTPAAPPKTGRDQGGLLVLGADPGTLTPLSQAIPEAAPAGEPCPQCGGSFADGYCENCGAPQPDPRAHQESNPAPWVAGVCDIGVRHSGNQDAMALDVFEGARAALIVCDGVSSAARSEEASQAAADAALEVLAGATSRGLGVAPGVVPALSARLTAATDAAAQAVAHITGDVPHSDITSASNPSCTFVAAVIEGDEVVVGSVGDSRAYWLPDAGEPMRLTTDDSWAEEQIRLGASRAEAERGPQAHTITRWLGVDAPDHTPVTTALTPDRPGWLLLCSDGLWNYASEPQALAEVFREVCRATGAAHADLASTAAGTRDAAGTDLSSGAVAAEMAASDVADQDNPPLALARGLVDWANAQGGHDNITVALARLGDAGARETRPAAQEGERVIGEEDPLGTNPTIVISEAGSDPTAPTVIEQNANHG
- a CDS encoding serine/threonine-protein kinase, producing the protein MSDARACLETGCPGHYLDGYCDWCGSPEPAAATAPAPTATADVGAGSSTGAAQEDISALQSHRAVATPRPGGAPTRATAIGSARATGVRRQVRESRWLRRSSLGAGLTQVPPAPRIDPRAAVMSDPRVPEDKRNCPSCGAPVGRSHDESPGREQGYCPKCRNPFSFTPKLSAGDLVAGQYEVVGCLAHGGLGWIYLARDRNVSNRWVVLKGLLNAGDADAVAAAVAEQQFLAQVEHPLIVEVYNVVTHEGAAYTVMEYVGGVSLKQILKDRLAAKGSYDPLPIEHALAYIIEILPAFSYLHDHGLLYCDFKPDNLIQEGDGVKLIDLGGVRRIDDLDSPIYGTIGYQAPEVAEQGPSIPGDIYTIGRTLVVLTTEFRGYQSRYVDSLPPISETPAFRENDAFYRLVAKACAPDPADRFATIEELRGQAMGVLRQAVADRRGSGAATQTAASYHFDVPIVAGETFDWWELPAMKPDESDSMNTWLRSLQEQDPQARLTALRNAPEITPEVVLEMGRTALRAGRPELVAQSSDALLSHDPWDWRAVWLLGIDALARGDTATATDSFAAVYHQVPGELAPRLGLALSAETAGQNELAEISYLTCLRTDAGYVVASAFGLARVRAARGDHRGALNAIELVPPTSGAYPRARWLRADLMTRLDGGLPTLVESLRSISTLVLEPRARATFTVHVLERALSEVLRKGPATGVKLEGVPADEPHLRQALERAYRTLADLTTDSAERHDLVDKANAIRPWSFT